The following coding sequences lie in one Bifidobacterium sp. ESL0690 genomic window:
- the tig gene encoding trigger factor: MKISVRNLEPTKVKLTVTVDPEEFDPYLDQARKEIAKQISVPGFRKGHVPGKIIDQRVGFGAVAGEAVNSAVPELYSKALEEKKIRPMAQPELDVKELPTSEKDDTKVKFIATVERRPEIELPKLDGMTLEVPKTEVTDEDVDKRLDNLRQRFGTLVGVDRPAKKGDFANIDLDAQIDGESVDSQEGVSYELGSGKLLDGIDEALDGLSAGEETTFEGTLESGDHEGEKAQIKVKVNSVKAEELPKLDDDFAQEASEFDTLDELKADIRKQCERDSEGRQANEARDAFLDALKKDVEIPLPAGVRKDMVEDRLKQVTADPDKATDEQKKEAEEATDKELKDQIVLDTLAEQLDVKVSQMDVTNFLASIAQQYGMDPSAFINAIVQNGQLGSAVQEVGRSKGLLAGMRAVKFTCDGKDLDLTPFLGEDEAVEDAEENESVEAASAAAAVADELSDQDKSE, from the coding sequence GTGAAAATCAGCGTGAGGAATCTCGAGCCCACCAAGGTGAAGCTCACCGTCACCGTCGATCCGGAAGAGTTCGACCCCTATCTTGATCAGGCCCGCAAGGAAATCGCCAAGCAGATCAGCGTCCCGGGCTTCCGTAAGGGCCATGTGCCCGGCAAGATCATTGACCAGCGCGTCGGCTTCGGTGCCGTCGCCGGTGAGGCCGTCAACAGCGCCGTCCCGGAGCTCTATTCCAAGGCTCTCGAGGAGAAGAAGATTCGCCCGATGGCTCAGCCTGAGCTTGATGTCAAGGAACTGCCGACCAGCGAAAAGGACGACACCAAGGTGAAGTTCATCGCCACCGTCGAGCGCCGCCCCGAAATCGAGCTGCCGAAGCTCGACGGCATGACTCTTGAGGTCCCGAAGACTGAGGTCACCGATGAGGACGTCGACAAGCGTCTCGACAACCTTCGTCAGCGTTTCGGCACCCTCGTGGGCGTCGATCGTCCTGCCAAGAAGGGTGATTTCGCCAACATCGACCTCGACGCCCAGATTGACGGCGAGTCCGTCGATTCCCAGGAAGGCGTGAGCTACGAGCTCGGCAGCGGCAAGCTGCTCGATGGCATCGACGAAGCACTCGACGGCCTGTCTGCCGGCGAGGAGACCACCTTCGAAGGCACGCTGGAAAGCGGCGATCACGAAGGTGAGAAGGCCCAGATCAAGGTCAAGGTCAACTCCGTCAAGGCTGAAGAACTGCCGAAGCTCGACGACGACTTCGCTCAGGAAGCTTCCGAGTTCGACACCCTTGACGAGCTCAAGGCCGACATTCGCAAGCAGTGCGAGCGTGACAGCGAAGGCCGCCAGGCCAATGAGGCTCGCGATGCGTTCCTCGATGCGCTGAAGAAGGACGTGGAGATTCCGCTGCCCGCAGGTGTTCGCAAGGATATGGTTGAGGACCGCCTGAAGCAGGTCACCGCCGATCCAGACAAGGCCACCGACGAGCAGAAGAAGGAAGCCGAAGAGGCCACCGACAAGGAGCTCAAGGACCAGATTGTGCTCGACACCTTGGCCGAGCAGCTCGACGTCAAGGTCTCCCAGATGGACGTCACCAACTTCCTCGCCTCCATCGCCCAGCAGTACGGCATGGATCCGAGCGCCTTCATCAACGCCATCGTCCAGAACGGCCAGCTCGGCTCCGCCGTTCAGGAAGTCGGCCGTTCCAAGGGTCTGCTTGCCGGCATGCGCGCCGTCAAGTTCACCTGCGACGGCAAGGATCTCGACCTGACCCCGTTCCTCGGTGAGGATGAGGCCGTTGAAGATGCCGAAGAGAACGAAAGCGTCGAGGCCGCATCCGCCGCTGCCGCCGTCGCCGACGAGCTTTCCGACCAAGACAAGTCCGAGTGA
- a CDS encoding alpha-glucosidase has translation MVDGQRMTIADDVRTNGATPNPWWANAVVYQIYPRSFQDSNGDGFGDIQGIISRLDYLAGLGVDVLWLSPVYVSPQVDNGYDIADYQNIDPRFGTMDDMDELLREAHKRGLKIVMDLVVNHTSDEHAWFRASRDKNDEHADWYWWRPARKGHEPGTPGAEPNKWGSYFGGSAWTYDQKRGEYYLHQYSAKQPDLNWENPKVRKAIYKMMNWWMDRGIDGFRMDVIAEISKRVDSNGKLPGEQGGHIPDLPANHGYSTPFLACTDGPRLDEFLREMRHAVFDGREGYMTVGEAPGIRLKRDGYITDPVHGELDMMFLFNHVLFDCKNYDTWTPVPFKVDGLRKIMAKEQKVVSKAGWASLYFSNHDQPRALSRWGDDSEAMRVKSAKALGLLLHMHRGTPYIYEGEELGMTNAHFTQLEQYRDIQSLNIYKERVDEQHRVSPEEMMDVLAKRSRDNARTPMQWDGGKYAGFTAADASVEPWIAVNPNHDVINAEAEVGDPDSVYSFYKRLIELRHTNAVVAAGDWKLVDAHDEHVYAFTRSLGGEKLLVAVNCSGQTVPIPRQAAKLLASSGKLDEGRLLISVTGSLPVNGQLGPWEGFVYYV, from the coding sequence ATGGTTGATGGGCAGCGAATGACGATTGCGGACGACGTGCGGACCAACGGGGCTACGCCGAATCCCTGGTGGGCCAACGCGGTGGTCTATCAGATCTACCCGCGCAGTTTCCAAGACAGCAATGGCGATGGTTTCGGCGACATTCAAGGGATTATTTCGCGGCTTGACTATCTGGCAGGTCTCGGCGTGGACGTGCTGTGGCTGAGTCCGGTCTACGTTTCGCCGCAGGTCGACAACGGTTACGATATCGCCGATTACCAGAACATCGACCCCAGATTCGGCACGATGGACGATATGGACGAGCTGCTGAGAGAAGCTCACAAACGCGGGCTCAAGATCGTGATGGACCTCGTGGTCAACCACACTTCGGACGAGCACGCATGGTTCCGGGCCAGCCGTGACAAAAACGACGAGCATGCCGACTGGTATTGGTGGAGGCCGGCGCGCAAGGGGCACGAACCAGGCACGCCGGGCGCGGAGCCGAATAAGTGGGGCAGCTATTTCGGTGGGTCGGCGTGGACTTACGACCAGAAACGGGGTGAATACTATCTTCACCAGTATTCCGCCAAACAGCCCGACCTCAACTGGGAGAACCCCAAGGTGCGCAAGGCCATTTACAAGATGATGAACTGGTGGATGGATCGCGGCATCGACGGATTCCGCATGGACGTCATCGCCGAAATCTCCAAGCGCGTCGATTCCAACGGCAAACTGCCGGGCGAACAGGGCGGCCATATTCCAGACTTGCCGGCAAATCATGGCTATTCCACGCCGTTCCTGGCCTGTACCGACGGGCCGCGGCTCGACGAGTTCCTGCGCGAGATGCGGCACGCGGTTTTCGACGGGCGTGAAGGCTATATGACCGTGGGCGAAGCTCCGGGGATCCGCTTGAAACGCGACGGCTATATCACCGATCCGGTTCACGGTGAGCTCGATATGATGTTCCTGTTCAACCATGTGCTGTTCGATTGCAAGAACTACGACACATGGACGCCGGTGCCGTTCAAGGTCGACGGCCTGCGCAAAATCATGGCCAAGGAGCAGAAGGTGGTGAGCAAAGCCGGTTGGGCGAGCCTGTATTTCAGCAACCACGACCAACCGCGTGCGCTTTCGCGTTGGGGTGACGACAGCGAGGCGATGCGGGTCAAAAGCGCCAAGGCACTTGGATTGTTGCTTCACATGCACCGCGGAACTCCCTATATTTATGAGGGCGAAGAGCTGGGGATGACCAATGCCCACTTCACGCAGCTCGAGCAATACCGCGACATCCAATCGCTTAATATCTACAAGGAACGCGTCGACGAGCAGCATCGGGTTTCTCCCGAGGAAATGATGGACGTGCTGGCCAAGCGCAGCCGCGACAACGCGCGTACGCCGATGCAGTGGGATGGCGGCAAATATGCCGGTTTTACGGCAGCGGATGCTTCGGTTGAACCGTGGATTGCCGTCAACCCGAACCATGATGTCATCAACGCTGAGGCGGAAGTGGGCGATCCGGATTCTGTGTATTCGTTTTATAAGAGGCTTATCGAGCTGCGGCACACCAATGCTGTGGTCGCCGCTGGAGACTGGAAGCTGGTCGATGCTCATGACGAGCATGTCTACGCTTTCACTCGTTCGTTGGGTGGCGAGAAGTTGTTGGTGGCAGTGAACTGTTCTGGTCAGACCGTTCCGATTCCGCGTCAGGCGGCCAAGTTGCTGGCGTCGAGCGGGAAGCTTGATGAGGGTCGGTTACTGATTTCTGTCACTGGTTCGCTGCCCGTGAATGGTCAGCTTGGACCGTGGGAAGGTTTTGTATATTATGTATAG
- the recQ gene encoding DNA helicase RecQ: protein MPALTFSSSSAQTESVSSGSSSGALAALKQYFGYDSFREGQEDLVNAILAGHDVLGVMPTGAGKSICYQVPATMLPGLTIVISPLISLMRDQVDALNDAGIKAAFINTTQESDEQSMVFAQARRGDVKMLYVAPERLETERFRSFASQVKISLITVDEAHCVSQWGQDFRSSYLGIGEFIDSLPVRPTVAAFTATATEKVRRDIVRLLRLKTPKVTVTGFDRPNLYFDIINMPTKRKNVWITEYAANHPDESGIVYCATRKETESLANELNRHGIGAAAYHGGMSAEARDKAQRDFVTDQVPVVVATNAFGMGIDKSNVRYVIHHNMPESIEAYYQEAGRAGRDGEPGRCTLLWNESDIVTRRRLLDMDSDNDRMSPEEQEIVRQSHRRLLNAMIGYCRTTECLHRYIMRYFADPNGVNPTENSQPQEDPTNGEIYKCGNCANCESTFETIDVSDVARAVSRCVHDINQSFGMGKIVSVLRGSKAQDLINRHLDRVPSYGALHDVPDARIRDVINQMATDGYLFVSEGRLPIVRFGARAGETVKPDFHYEIKRIQRKKPVGATSGSAFGSYDADSDMRAGVSSAGDYEVTDEDEALFQKFRELRRTIAQEIGKPPYIVFSDKTLRDMARIKPVTDAQFLAVNGVGENKLHLYGPRFMDVVRAQ, encoded by the coding sequence ATGCCTGCATTGACCTTTTCCTCGTCATCGGCCCAGACTGAGTCTGTATCGTCTGGGTCTTCCAGCGGTGCGCTCGCAGCCCTGAAGCAGTATTTTGGCTACGATTCGTTCCGCGAAGGGCAGGAGGATCTGGTCAATGCCATTCTTGCCGGTCATGACGTGCTGGGAGTGATGCCGACCGGCGCTGGCAAATCCATTTGTTATCAGGTGCCGGCCACCATGCTGCCGGGGCTGACCATTGTCATCTCCCCGTTGATCTCATTGATGCGCGATCAGGTGGATGCTTTGAATGATGCAGGTATCAAGGCTGCGTTCATCAACACCACGCAGGAAAGTGACGAGCAATCCATGGTCTTCGCCCAAGCTCGACGTGGCGATGTGAAAATGCTCTACGTCGCTCCCGAACGCCTGGAAACCGAACGATTTCGCAGCTTCGCTTCGCAGGTCAAGATTTCCCTGATTACCGTTGATGAGGCACACTGTGTTTCGCAATGGGGGCAGGATTTCCGTTCGTCGTATCTAGGTATCGGAGAGTTCATTGACAGTCTTCCGGTACGGCCGACCGTTGCGGCGTTCACGGCGACCGCGACCGAAAAAGTGCGTCGCGATATTGTACGTCTGCTGCGCTTGAAGACTCCGAAAGTCACGGTTACCGGTTTCGACCGGCCCAACCTCTATTTTGATATCATCAATATGCCGACGAAACGCAAGAACGTATGGATTACGGAATATGCGGCCAACCATCCCGACGAATCCGGCATCGTCTATTGTGCCACCCGCAAGGAGACCGAGTCGCTTGCCAACGAGCTGAACCGGCATGGCATCGGTGCCGCAGCCTATCACGGCGGCATGTCCGCCGAGGCTCGCGACAAGGCGCAACGTGATTTCGTCACCGATCAGGTGCCGGTGGTTGTGGCCACCAACGCCTTCGGCATGGGCATTGACAAGTCCAACGTCCGCTACGTCATCCATCACAATATGCCGGAAAGCATCGAGGCTTACTATCAGGAGGCCGGTCGAGCTGGGCGAGACGGCGAACCCGGACGTTGCACGTTGCTCTGGAACGAATCGGACATCGTCACCCGCCGCAGGCTTCTGGACATGGATTCCGACAACGACCGGATGAGTCCAGAGGAACAGGAAATCGTTCGCCAAAGTCATCGGCGTCTGTTGAATGCCATGATCGGCTATTGCCGCACGACCGAATGTCTGCACCGCTATATCATGCGGTATTTCGCCGATCCCAATGGTGTCAATCCTACGGAAAACAGTCAACCGCAAGAAGACCCGACAAACGGTGAAATCTATAAATGCGGCAACTGCGCCAATTGCGAAAGCACGTTTGAGACCATCGACGTCTCCGACGTGGCTCGGGCCGTCAGCCGTTGTGTTCACGACATCAATCAAAGCTTCGGCATGGGCAAAATCGTCTCTGTATTGCGAGGCTCGAAAGCACAGGACTTGATTAACCGACACCTTGATCGCGTGCCAAGTTACGGTGCGTTGCACGATGTGCCGGATGCCAGGATTCGTGATGTCATCAACCAGATGGCAACCGACGGCTATCTCTTCGTTTCTGAAGGCAGACTGCCGATCGTTCGTTTCGGCGCGCGTGCAGGGGAGACGGTCAAGCCTGATTTTCACTATGAAATCAAACGTATCCAGCGCAAGAAGCCTGTGGGGGCAACGTCGGGTTCCGCTTTCGGCTCTTACGATGCCGACTCTGATATGCGTGCAGGGGTTTCTTCAGCCGGGGATTATGAAGTCACCGACGAAGACGAGGCACTCTTCCAGAAATTCCGCGAGCTGCGGCGTACCATCGCCCAGGAAATCGGCAAGCCGCCCTACATTGTCTTCTCCGATAAGACCCTACGCGACATGGCCCGTATCAAGCCGGTCACCGACGCCCAGTTCCTCGCGGTCAACGGCGTGGGCGAAAACAAGCTGCATCTCTACGGCCCTCGTTTTATGGATGTGGTGCGTGCGCAGTAG
- a CDS encoding ATP-dependent Clp protease proteolytic subunit — translation MAGLLTSMPSMDEGDSAPAITDPIFNRLLKERIIWLGDEVKDSNANVICAQMLMLAAEDPKKDIWLYINSPGGSVTAGMAIYDTMQLIEPDVATVAVGMAASMAQFLLSSGTKGKRFATSHTRILMHQPSGGIGGTATDVRINAELIMDMKKTMSQLTADQTGHTLEEIYRDNEYDHWFTAQQALDYGFFDKIVTTPGSMRTEKAGE, via the coding sequence GTGGCAGGATTGCTGACATCTATGCCGTCGATGGACGAGGGGGATTCGGCCCCCGCCATCACGGATCCGATTTTCAATAGGCTTCTCAAAGAACGCATCATCTGGCTTGGCGATGAGGTCAAGGACTCCAATGCCAACGTCATTTGCGCGCAGATGCTGATGCTCGCGGCCGAAGATCCGAAGAAGGATATCTGGCTCTACATCAATTCGCCCGGTGGCTCGGTTACCGCAGGCATGGCCATCTACGACACCATGCAGCTCATCGAACCTGACGTGGCCACCGTGGCTGTCGGTATGGCGGCTTCCATGGCCCAGTTCCTGCTTTCCAGTGGTACCAAGGGCAAGCGCTTCGCCACCAGCCACACCCGCATTCTGATGCACCAGCCTTCGGGCGGCATCGGCGGAACGGCCACTGATGTGCGCATCAACGCCGAGCTGATCATGGATATGAAGAAGACCATGTCGCAGCTCACCGCCGACCAGACCGGTCACACTCTTGAAGAGATCTATCGCGACAACGAGTACGATCACTGGTTCACCGCCCAGCAGGCGCTGGACTATGGGTTCTTCGACAAGATTGTGACCACGCCGGGCAGCATGCGTACGGAAAAGGCAGGGGAGTGA
- a CDS encoding HRDC domain-containing protein: MKSATTGPSSGRSRSSVLSEPRLQEEPREGVPEVTDTLDGFREACDRLAAGNGSLAADAERASGYRYGHEDWLVQFKRTGSGIVLFDPIALNKAGADWNEFNRAVGDTTWIIHDSLQDLPGFTDLGMKVRDLFDTEIAARLLGLKRFGLAAVTEHYLGITLAKEHSAADWSYRPLPRDWRNYAALDVELLIELEAKMRADLKKAGKMEWANEEFSHALAQGTGPQTPHPVPWMRISHFTALGHDRRGQAVAKALWEKRDELAREHDIAPTLLLSDAAIIEAAQKKPHNARQFRAIRSLNERVRIHMGNEQDKMFERYAPIQRSIKPSVWKDTIQEALKLKPKDWPEPPAPPQEAQANAPRSMKYWSVHHPDRFARLKKVRAVIAQIADDTRTPPDVVIKPQIIRNLCWQDNAAELDIPEFLREQGARQWQIALVSESVSRVII; encoded by the coding sequence ATGAAAAGTGCGACGACGGGACCTAGTAGCGGACGGAGTAGGAGTTCGGTTTTGAGCGAGCCACGATTGCAGGAAGAGCCGCGTGAAGGCGTACCTGAAGTGACCGATACGCTCGACGGATTCCGCGAGGCCTGCGATAGGTTAGCTGCTGGCAATGGTTCACTGGCCGCCGATGCTGAGCGTGCTTCCGGCTATCGTTACGGTCATGAGGATTGGCTGGTGCAGTTCAAACGCACCGGTTCAGGTATCGTCCTGTTCGATCCGATAGCTCTGAACAAAGCGGGAGCGGACTGGAACGAATTCAACCGTGCCGTCGGTGATACCACATGGATCATCCACGATTCCCTGCAGGATTTGCCCGGTTTCACCGATTTGGGGATGAAGGTCCGCGATCTTTTTGATACCGAAATCGCCGCAAGGCTGCTGGGGCTGAAGCGTTTCGGCCTGGCCGCGGTCACCGAACATTATCTTGGTATTACATTGGCAAAGGAGCATTCCGCTGCCGATTGGTCGTATCGTCCTCTGCCTAGAGATTGGCGCAATTACGCGGCGCTAGACGTCGAGCTATTGATCGAACTCGAAGCGAAAATGCGTGCCGACTTGAAAAAGGCCGGCAAAATGGAATGGGCTAACGAGGAGTTCAGCCATGCGCTCGCTCAAGGTACCGGCCCGCAAACGCCTCATCCGGTGCCGTGGATGCGCATTTCTCACTTCACTGCTCTCGGCCACGACAGGCGTGGCCAGGCTGTGGCCAAAGCCCTCTGGGAGAAACGAGATGAGCTTGCCCGCGAACACGACATCGCCCCGACCCTGCTCCTAAGCGATGCCGCCATCATCGAGGCCGCGCAGAAGAAGCCGCACAACGCCCGACAGTTCCGTGCCATCCGCAGCCTGAACGAGCGCGTGCGCATCCACATGGGTAACGAGCAGGACAAGATGTTCGAACGGTATGCGCCCATCCAGCGCTCCATCAAGCCCAGCGTATGGAAAGACACCATCCAGGAAGCTCTGAAGCTTAAGCCAAAAGATTGGCCGGAACCCCCGGCACCTCCGCAGGAAGCCCAGGCCAACGCGCCGCGTTCGATGAAATATTGGTCTGTTCATCACCCGGATCGTTTCGCCCGCCTCAAGAAAGTCCGTGCCGTCATCGCCCAGATCGCCGATGACACGAGGACTCCGCCGGATGTGGTCATCAAGCCGCAGATCATCCGCAACCTTTGCTGGCAGGATAATGCAGCGGAGCTTGATATCCCCGAATTTCTGCGCGAGCAAGGGGCGCGGCAATGGCAGATTGCGCTTGTCTCCGAGTCCGTAAGTCGCGTTATCATATGA
- a CDS encoding ASCH domain-containing protein: MTNSHSESDDIASRQDDIVDLASLERDEYGFPGPMRDSLVEAILEGRKTRTTSLLVEYQHDREPLPQVGKLAVVVDSEDKPVCVTRLMEVTVCKISDITDEHARGEGEGYGDVAGWRKAHEQFWESDEFREEIGDPNFKINDDTEVVCERFSVVKRL, translated from the coding sequence ATGACTAACAGCCATTCTGAATCAGACGATATAGCGAGCAGGCAAGACGATATCGTTGATTTGGCAAGCCTCGAACGTGATGAGTACGGCTTTCCCGGCCCTATGCGGGATAGCTTGGTTGAGGCGATTCTTGAGGGGCGTAAAACGAGGACGACCTCGTTGCTTGTCGAATACCAGCACGACCGTGAGCCGTTGCCGCAGGTCGGAAAGCTCGCTGTGGTGGTTGATTCCGAAGACAAGCCGGTATGTGTGACCCGGCTGATGGAAGTCACGGTCTGCAAAATAAGCGACATTACTGATGAACATGCCCGTGGCGAAGGCGAAGGCTACGGCGATGTGGCGGGCTGGCGCAAGGCGCATGAGCAATTTTGGGAAAGCGACGAATTCCGGGAAGAAATAGGTGACCCCAATTTCAAGATTAATGACGATACCGAGGTCGTCTGTGAACGCTTCAGTGTGGTCAAACGACTTTGA
- a CDS encoding chloride channel protein — MEQEKDNNSGLKRLGIIAAVIFLLGGVVGVSSGLLGLMLSGVERLMLGYVENPQDPSPYQVAAWRRIASIVGGSVFAAVIWWLLRTKTTKVPSVKKAVAGERMPVWQTTVHVLLQIFIVGSGSSIGREVAPREFGAMLGQRFSQLFRLNDEKDRRTVVAVAAAAGLAGVYNAPLAGTFFALEILLSDITMETVTMALGTSAVSAYIASMIRGRGTFYGMAAMGKSTIPTLSLTLFAVLAGIVCGIAGALFRKGSQWAEGNKPKGAGILWMMPLAALATGVVAIWLPQIMGNGRSVAQYAFSATAREANAFVPILLALFIAKIVLTLGTIRSGASGGVLQPGISIGATLGALLGFAWVIISPGDTVTACALVGASALLAASQQAPLMAMCLVMELTGAPMAFFVPVGIGVAVSALVSRGFNCFLSRSQRKKPRAVV; from the coding sequence GTGGAACAAGAGAAGGATAACAATAGCGGATTGAAGCGGTTGGGCATCATCGCCGCCGTGATATTCCTGCTTGGTGGTGTCGTCGGGGTGAGCTCCGGGCTGCTTGGTTTGATGCTGAGCGGTGTCGAACGCCTGATGCTGGGGTATGTCGAGAATCCGCAGGACCCGAGCCCGTATCAGGTGGCGGCATGGCGACGTATCGCTTCGATCGTGGGCGGGTCGGTTTTCGCCGCGGTTATCTGGTGGCTGCTGCGCACCAAAACCACCAAAGTACCGTCGGTCAAAAAAGCCGTGGCGGGGGAGCGGATGCCGGTCTGGCAGACCACCGTCCATGTCTTGCTTCAGATTTTTATTGTGGGTTCCGGTTCGTCCATCGGCCGCGAGGTGGCACCGCGTGAGTTCGGCGCGATGCTGGGCCAACGCTTCTCGCAACTTTTCCGCTTGAATGACGAAAAAGACCGCAGAACCGTTGTGGCCGTAGCTGCAGCAGCTGGTCTTGCAGGTGTTTACAACGCCCCGCTTGCCGGTACGTTCTTTGCCCTCGAGATCCTGCTTTCCGACATCACCATGGAAACCGTCACTATGGCGCTCGGTACATCGGCAGTATCCGCTTACATCGCCTCGATGATTCGTGGGCGCGGAACTTTCTACGGTATGGCCGCCATGGGTAAATCCACGATTCCAACATTGAGCCTGACACTGTTCGCCGTTCTTGCCGGTATTGTCTGTGGCATCGCCGGCGCGCTGTTCCGCAAAGGCTCGCAATGGGCCGAGGGCAACAAGCCCAAAGGTGCGGGTATCCTTTGGATGATGCCGCTGGCGGCGTTGGCGACCGGCGTCGTGGCGATATGGTTGCCGCAGATTATGGGTAACGGCCGTTCCGTGGCACAATACGCCTTCTCCGCCACCGCTCGCGAGGCCAATGCCTTCGTGCCGATTCTGCTGGCGCTGTTCATCGCCAAAATCGTGCTGACGCTTGGTACCATCCGTTCCGGCGCTTCCGGTGGCGTGCTCCAGCCCGGTATTTCCATCGGAGCGACGCTGGGCGCTTTGCTCGGCTTCGCATGGGTCATCATAAGCCCTGGCGATACCGTCACCGCGTGTGCGCTGGTCGGTGCCTCCGCCCTGCTTGCCGCCTCTCAGCAAGCTCCGCTGATGGCGATGTGCCTGGTGATGGAACTGACGGGAGCCCCAATGGCTTTCTTCGTGCCGGTTGGTATCGGTGTGGCCGTGTCGGCGTTGGTCTCTCGCGGTTTCAACTGCTTTCTTTCTCGTTCTCAGCGCAAAAAACCGAGGGCTGTCGTATAA
- a CDS encoding type II toxin-antitoxin system RelB/DinJ family antitoxin, whose translation MSMVQMNVRIDADLKDEVDEILKRIGKTPSSVIRELWDYIQDSGEIPDLETAREKKDQELEKRKKLEKIDNMSGIVPRTLSDMGLIGRGDDPFKSMSAKELHDYADEQRYEDYIQESVAVR comes from the coding sequence ATGTCGATGGTGCAGATGAACGTTCGTATCGATGCCGACTTGAAAGACGAGGTCGACGAGATACTGAAGCGTATTGGCAAGACTCCGAGTTCCGTGATCCGCGAGCTGTGGGACTACATCCAGGATTCTGGCGAGATTCCCGATTTGGAAACGGCTCGCGAGAAAAAGGATCAGGAGCTCGAAAAACGAAAGAAACTTGAGAAGATCGACAATATGAGCGGAATAGTCCCGCGAACTTTGAGCGATATGGGACTTATCGGGCGTGGCGATGATCCGTTCAAGTCGATGTCTGCAAAGGAACTTCATGATTATGCGGACGAACAACGGTATGAGGATTACATTCAAGAAAGCGTGGCAGTACGATGA
- a CDS encoding isochorismatase family protein gives MAGKALIIVDVQPTFCEGGELGVEGGTAVADRIAEYVKAHGDEYAYIATTQDWHIEPGSHFSDHPDFVDSWPKHGVAGTPNAELMPQIAALNLKHHFKKGQYASAYSGFEGIEDNTDRVQTREEFAQMQKDGKTLAQGLKDVGVDHVDVVGLAESHCVKETALDAKKLGYSVTVFEDMTEPVSEDQGVSARKQMNEAGIELKNGLGD, from the coding sequence ATGGCAGGCAAGGCATTGATTATCGTGGACGTGCAGCCCACGTTCTGCGAAGGCGGGGAGCTTGGCGTCGAAGGCGGTACGGCTGTGGCCGACCGCATCGCCGAGTATGTGAAGGCGCATGGTGATGAGTACGCCTATATCGCCACCACGCAGGATTGGCATATCGAACCGGGTTCGCATTTCTCCGATCATCCCGATTTCGTCGATTCGTGGCCGAAGCACGGTGTTGCTGGCACGCCGAATGCTGAGCTGATGCCGCAGATTGCAGCGCTGAATCTCAAGCATCATTTCAAGAAGGGCCAGTATGCTTCGGCGTATTCCGGCTTCGAAGGTATCGAAGACAATACCGATCGCGTACAGACCCGCGAGGAATTTGCCCAGATGCAGAAGGACGGCAAGACCTTGGCCCAAGGGCTGAAGGATGTCGGTGTCGATCATGTCGATGTGGTCGGTCTGGCCGAATCGCATTGCGTCAAGGAAACCGCGCTTGACGCTAAGAAGCTGGGATATTCCGTTACCGTTTTTGAAGACATGACCGAACCAGTCAGTGAGGATCAGGGTGTGAGCGCTCGTAAGCAAATGAACGAAGCCGGCATCGAGCTGAAGAACGGACTGGGTGACTGA
- a CDS encoding PIN domain-containing protein, with translation MKESKRNIVFDTNILIDIVMHRSLRESAALKLMDVCANQTLNPMCVALSLKDVDYIVKVNTKRDFKDAMAGVEQATVQQLVAQVGWNSVESIMEVCEVVAVDGQVCKNALKLRSAHPDYEDDLIIAASRQANADMVVTGDQDLIKHFPDLCVSVEDALKQIEED, from the coding sequence ATGAAGGAAAGCAAACGCAATATTGTATTTGATACCAATATCCTTATCGATATCGTTATGCATCGTTCATTGCGGGAGTCCGCAGCGTTAAAGCTCATGGACGTATGTGCCAATCAGACTTTAAATCCTATGTGCGTGGCATTGTCGCTCAAAGATGTTGATTACATTGTGAAAGTGAACACCAAACGGGATTTCAAAGATGCCATGGCAGGCGTTGAGCAGGCCACGGTGCAGCAGCTTGTTGCTCAGGTTGGCTGGAACAGTGTTGAATCAATCATGGAGGTTTGTGAGGTCGTTGCTGTTGATGGTCAAGTTTGCAAAAATGCGCTGAAATTGCGTTCTGCACATCCTGATTATGAGGACGACCTCATTATCGCCGCGTCGCGCCAGGCTAATGCCGACATGGTGGTGACCGGCGACCAGGATTTGATCAAGCATTTTCCGGATTTGTGCGTCAGCGTCGAGGATGCGCTGAAACAGATTGAAGAAGACTGA
- a CDS encoding helix-turn-helix transcriptional regulator, translated as MPRLNTTLKQVRQNAGMTQSELAALVGVRRETIIRLEAGAYNPSLKLALDIAHVFDTTVEKLFSFDD; from the coding sequence ATGCCAAGGCTTAACACCACCCTTAAGCAGGTTCGTCAAAACGCCGGCATGACACAATCCGAACTTGCCGCTCTCGTCGGTGTGCGACGCGAGACCATTATCCGGCTGGAAGCAGGGGCCTACAACCCCTCACTCAAGCTGGCGCTCGACATCGCCCACGTCTTCGACACCACCGTCGAAAAACTGTTTTCCTTCGACGATTAA